From the genome of Gemmatimonadota bacterium:
GTCCGCGGCATTGGTACTGACTCGAAGGACGAGCGGCTGATCGAGGCGGTCATTGCGCTTTCCCACGGGCTGGGGGTGCAGGTGCTCGCGGAGGGGGTCGAGCACCAGCGGCAGTTGAATTATCTCGTCGCCGAGGGGTGCGACCTGGTGCAGGGCTTCCTGATCGGCGACGCTATGGCCGCCGCCGACCTGCAGCACGGATTGGCGGGCGCTGCGGGCACCGCCCTTGGCCTGGAAGCGATCGAGGCCATGCAGCAGCGGCCGTTCCCGGAGGAC
Proteins encoded in this window:
- a CDS encoding EAL domain-containing protein, giving the protein IANALGEQGVDPRRLVLEVTESTAMRNPEATAELLYELKQAGVLVAVDDFGLGYSSLAYLKRFPVDILKIDRSFVRGIGTDSKDERLIEAVIALSHGLGVQVLAEGVEHQRQLNYLVAEGCDLVQGFLIGDAMAAADLQHGLAGAAGTALGLEAIEAMQQRPFPED